Proteins from a genomic interval of Haemorhous mexicanus isolate bHaeMex1 chromosome Z, bHaeMex1.pri, whole genome shotgun sequence:
- the LOC132322494 gene encoding serine/threonine-protein kinase PAK 3-like — protein sequence MAALRNLRVDEVSASRTLSISVFSQEALSGTDLSSAAQAMEGVCAAAFMAFSVAYSGYFFTHLARHITHAWRESGLWSRRAGSAPALADTVPEEEAEEEEVSDEAAPAVSPGPEQTTSSSTSCVLAPARAAAEGSEGASSPQAGKSSRSSSCIWSTTSSSGSREQLGDGTEDECLATLKMLVSQGDPEAEYTELETIGKGGFGTVCMAVETATGEEVAIKKISLAQESGSELCLNEIQVMRGNKHANLVNYLDSYLVDEELWLVMEYMDGGSLHDVIRETRMAEGEIAAVSRECLQGLDFLHSKQVIHRDIKSHNILLGLDGSVKLADFGLAAQLTAEQSKQRSAVGTTYWMAPEIFTRKLYGPKVDIWSFGIVGIEMVEGAPPYRMKTSRTVQQLISSGGRPKLQKPRQQSAWLRDFLHCCLEREEDRRWSAQELLQHPFVTSAKPTSDLTPLIVATQQFMADRRY from the exons ATGGCAGCGTT GCGGAACCTGCGCGTCGACGAGGTCTCTGCCAGCAGGACGCtgagtatttctgttttctcccaaGAGGCGTTGTCTGGTACAGACTTGAGCAGCGCTGCTCAAGCCATGGAGGGagtgtgtgctgcagctttCATGGCGTTTTCTGTGGCTTATTCTGGGTACTTTTTCACCCACCTGGCAC GTCACATCACCCACGCCTGGAGAGAATCTGGTCTTTGG agcagaagggcagggTCAGCACCTGCTCTGGCTGACACAGTACCTGAGGAAGAGGCTGAAGAGGAGGAAGTTTCTGATGAAGCTGCCCCTGCTGTCAGCCCTGGGCCAGAGCAAACAACATCA AGCTCCACCTcctgtgtcctggcacctgcacgAGCTGCAGCGGAAGGCTCTGAAGGAGCCTCCAGTCCCCAGGCTGGCAAGTCAAGCAGGAGCAGCTCGTGCATCTGGAGCACGaccagctcctctggcagcagagagcagctgggagaTGGGACAGAGGACGAGTGCCTGGCCACGCTGA AGATGCTGGTGAGCCAGGGAGATCCTGAGGCTGAATACACGGAACTGGAAACAATTGGCAAAGG gggTTTTGGCACGGTGTGCATGGCAGTGGAGACTGCCACAGGAGAAGAG gtggccataaagaaaattagtCTCGCGCAAGAGAGCGGCAGCGAGCTGTGCCTGAATGAAATCCAGGTGATGCGTGGCAATAAGCATGCCAACCTTGTGAACTATCTAGACAG CTACCTGGTGGACGAGGAACTCTGGCTCGTGATGGAATACATGGATGGAGGCTCCTTACACGATGTCATCAGGGAGACTCGTATGGCAGAAGGAGAGATAGCAGCTGTCTCTCGGGAG tgcctgcaagGCCTGGATTTCCTTCACTCCAAGCAAGTGATCCACCGAGACATCAAAAGCCACAACATTCTCCTGGGTCTGGACGGATCTGTCAAGTTGG ctgattttggcctcgCTGCTCAGCTCACCGCTGAGCAGAGCAAACAGAGATCAGCTGTTGGGACCACTTACTGGATGGCGCCAGAAATCTTCACCAGGAAGCTCTatggccccaaagtggacatcTGGTCCTTTGGCATTGTGGGCATCGAGATGGTGGAAGGAGCGCCTCCTTACCGGATGAAAACCTCCCGCACG GTTCAACAGCTGATCAGCAGCGGGGGCaggccaaagctgcagaagCCCAGGCAACAGTCCGCGTGGTTGCGAgacttcctgcactgctgcctggagagggaggaggacagGCGCTGGTCTGCCCAGGAACTCCTGCAG CATCCATTTGTAACATCAGCCAAGCCGACCTCCGACCTGACGCCTCTGATCGTGGCAACACAGCAGTTTATGGCCGACAGGAGATACTAG